The sequence TCAATATAACCATTTTTATTTATGGCTCCTGAAGGACATGCTTTTATACATCTATCACATTCACCGCAACGATTTTCTATCTCTTTTTCTGGTAATAAAGAAATGTTTGTTGATAAAATTCCTAAAAGAAGCCATGAACCTAATTGGGGATTGATGATGAGTGAATTTTTCCCTTGCCAACCAATCCCTGCACGAACTGCCCATATCTTCTCGTGAACGGGTCCTGTATCAACAGATATTTTGAATTTTGCTCCCTCGATAATTTCCGATAAGAACGAAACAATCTGTTTTAACTTTTTGCCTATTAATATATGATAATCATAACCATGGGCATACATTGCTATTTTCTTATTATCACAAGGGTGTAGATAGTTGTAAGCAAATACAATTACCGATTTTGCATCAGAGAACCATTTAAGTACTTCCTCTCTCATTAAAACATTTTTTTCAAACCATTGCATATCGGCGTGGCAACCCATTTGTACCCATTGTCTTAAATTTGAAACTGTATTTTGTTGTTTTACTTCGG is a genomic window of Candidatus Hydrogenedens sp. containing:
- the queG gene encoding tRNA epoxyqueuosine(34) reductase QueG, whose translation is MKKYKVEEINKDIKLQEEIKSKISEIAEKIGFAVWGVAEVKQQNTVSNLRQWVQMGCHADMQWFEKNVLMREEVLKWFSDAKSVIVFAYNYLHPCDNKKIAMYAHGYDYHILIGKKLKQIVSFLSEIIEGAKFKISVDTGPVHEKIWAVRAGIGWQGKNSLIINPQLGSWLLLGILSTNISLLPEKEIENRCGECDRCIKACPSGAINKNGYIDCRKCISYHTIENRNEIPLDIQKYIKNTIYGCDICQEVCPWNQNKTNIKNEDLCIIDEIDTEKISNMENSEFNNYFGKTPIKKSGINRIKRNAEIYSKNQE